A section of the Amblyomma americanum isolate KBUSLIRL-KWMA chromosome 2, ASM5285725v1, whole genome shotgun sequence genome encodes:
- the LOC144119123 gene encoding tetraspanin-33-like: MAKAVTGISAQPAAKKPPQPRDVPRDDSSSGFVDAEALSTTTVEDVSNYVRLPLIFVNMLVLLFCLLGFLSSLYTLLTRSAPPGAPGRNIVVVLFQRPEKAALFLSSVAFVTASFGFLGALRENVTFLSVYVRLLSVLALLLLLSSGLVFLLPSAARRYVERSVSRDMIAAYRDSAELQGFVDWMQLRYHCCGVSSEGFRDWNQNPYFACDPGNLSRERCHVPVSCCRSNESAGRPPAFDCAHNVLQASDQAAWSRVYTRSCSDELFTRLTERVFPASMLLLGLCLATLFLVALAIAMREQVLTLSAIYDVYYRRLEDGQAVMVARDTSGLRQAQARRQSRTEEQHPDLWALLRGTAN, encoded by the exons ATGGCCAAGGCTGTAACGGGCATCTCCGCTCAGCCGGCAGCAAAGAAGCCACCGCAGCCACGCGATGTCCCCAGggacgacagcagcagcggcttcgtcGACGCCGAGGCGCTGTCGACGACCACCGTGGAGGACGTGAGCAACTACGTGCGTCTACCTCTCATCTTCGTCAACATGCTGGTGCTGCTGTTCTGCCTGCTGGGCTTCCTGAGCTCGCTGTACACGCTGCTGACGCGCTCAGCGCCGCCCGGGGCGCCAGGGCGCAACATCGTGGTGGTGCTCTTCCAGCGGCCCGAGAAGGCCGCTCTGTTCCTGTCCAGTGTGGCGTTCGTCACCGCCTCGTTCGGCTTCCTGGGCGCCCTGCGCGAGAACGTCACCTTCCTCAGCGTGTACGTGCGCCTGCTGAGCGTgctcgcgctgctgctgctgctcagctcgGGCCTCGTGTTCTTGCTGCCCTCGGCGGCGCGGCGCTACGTGGAGAGGTCCGTGTCGCGCGACATGATCGCCGCCTACCGGGACAGTGCCGAGCTGCAGGGCTTCGTGGACTGGATGCAGCTGCGGTACCACTGCTGCGGCGTCTCTTCCGAGGGCTTCCGCGACTGGAACCAGAACCCGTACTTTGCCTGCGACCCGGGAAACCTGAGCCGCGAGCGCTGCCACGTACCGGTCTCGTGCTGCCGCAGCAACGAGTCGGCAGGGCGACCACCCGCCTTCGACTGCGCCCACAACGTGCTCCAG GCCTCGGACCAGGCGGCGTGGTCGCGCGTGTACACGCGCAGCTGCTCGGACGAGCTGTTCACGCGCCTGACCGAGCGGGTCTTCCCGGCATCGATGCTGCTGCTGGGTCTCTGCCTGGCGACGCTGTTCCTAGTGGCGCTGGCCATCGCCATGCGAGAGCAGGTGCTCACGCTGTCCGCCATCTACGACGTCTACTACCG GCGGCTGGAGGATGGCCAGGCCGTCATGGTGGCCAGGGACACAAGCGGCCTGCGGCAGGCCCAGGCCCGTCGCCAGAGCCGCACCGAGGAGCAGCACCCGGACCTGTGGGCTCTCCTCCGGGGGACCGCCAACTGA